Proteins encoded by one window of Grus americana isolate bGruAme1 chromosome 7, bGruAme1.mat, whole genome shotgun sequence:
- the JMJD1C gene encoding probable JmjC domain-containing histone demethylation protein 2C isoform X1 — MAVETRPELVGKRFLCVGGGGEEPPESGRWRAGVIRAVSQRDSHSPDLAVYVEFDDLEWEKREWVKVYEDFATFLVEYQLVWAKRKDPSQTQGSKIKQIQWPALTFKPLVGKSVYNSITAVEFLVDKQLDFITEDSAFQPYQDDVDSLNPVLRDNPQLHEEVKAWVKEQKVQEIFMQGPYSLNGYRVRVYRQDSATQWFTGIITHHDLFTRTMVVMNDQVLEPQNVDPSMVQMTFLDDVVHSLLKGENIGITSRRRSRSNQNSNTVHGHYTRAQANSPRPAMNSQTAAPKQNSHQHQQQRNTRPNKRKGSDSSMPDEEKMKEERYDYIGRGENPKTKNKHFLSKRRKPEEDEKKLSMKRLRTDNISDYSESSDSEISNKRLTDSPSEQNSENELKSKNTSKINGEEGKSQAIEGVEQTLTDRRSPWDEIQEDKKHEETERLKSSVLDQQEKSSLHAAEQPTPYEQNAKDPHVQECNAELKNEQFVPRPPTPKCVVDITNENNSEKESRDNAASTFGLQTVQKIESHSSDLKQQFANANFLEARKQEADQSWVSSGVKTDLIQPGVVKTLSVNEHLNPEKEKVQYGSFMSPLNVASLAEESKLHKQSPVPDSVKSKPSASVDHPKTKSPDVKPKFTQSSDTVKSKVSSQNSHATGLTRSANKTDHDLPRSSFHPVPARVSALEATKSPLIIDKNEHFTVYRDPTLIGQETGTNHISPYLHQHNYPLHSSSHRTCLNPNAHHPALTGSSHLLAGSSAQAPLSAINTHPLSTASHHSVHHPHLLPAVLPGVPAASLLGGHPRLETAHASSLSHLALAHQQQQQMLQHQSPHLLGQAHPSASYNQLGLYPIIWQYPNGTHAYSGLGLPSSKWVHPETPVNAEASLRRNTPSPWLHQPTPVTSADSLGLLSHIPVRPSSADPLRPLKLTTHSSPPLSKSIVEHHKEELERKAFIEPLRSVTTAPVKTELEQSRTQTAKESHMHRHFADPMLNQLPRPPQETGERLSKYKEEHRRILQESIEVAPFTAKIKALEGERENYSRVTSLSSSPKSHSVKYDKDAERSVSELYKMKHSVPQSLPQSNYFTTLSNSVVNEPPRSYPSKEASSVYVDKQTNCPSTAASPQSLPSYISSLSKPPPLIKHQPESEGSASKIPEQLSQSVQSHSVNSFRSDSRSPTQLSISSSNTLRSMPALHRAPVFHPPVHQNLEKKESSYSSLSPPTLTPVQPVNAGAGKIQELQKPPTLVPEPKEAQTVYKGASEQNLSEVWKSNNAPNNEKVDWHAERMSGKSQSATASVIVRPPSSTKYDSVPVMQSASKDRVSERSSAVTNQADCLKTAEARETGRIILPNMNSDSARTQYEKKFPAVSQGSVPRAVTPTTTMICSTKMDVTASAATTTSVSSWGSSEVTYSLSNTVLACAPLECTTSRAASQAVAQTQECKVSTPAPVTPAAGKTGSAAQPSSGFSTSTDFVHLKKHKAALAAAQFKSSNTSETESNSVKNQTFSTSLSLDSAIVCNTINKANSVGSGQTSQTSQPNYHTKLKKAWLTRHSEEDKNTNKKENSGNSVSEIIKPCTVNLIASTSNDLQNNIDSKILVDKLAKEDKHPRRKAKRTYESGSESGDSDESESKSEQRTKRQPKPTYKKKQNDLQKKKGDPEEEVKPNGVLSRSAKEKSKLKLQSGSNSTGIPRSVLKDWRKVKKLKQTGESFLQDDSCSEIGPNLQKCRECRLIRSKKGEEPTHSPVFCRFYYFRRLSFSKNGVVRIDGFSSPDQYDDEALSLWTHENYEDDELDLETSKYILDIIGDKFCQLVTSEKTAMSWVKKDAKIAWKRAVRGVREMCDACEATLFNIHWVCQKCGFVVCLDCYKAKERKSSRDKELYAWMKCVKGQPHDHKHLMPTQIIPGSVLTDLLDAMHNIREKFEMKSHCQCSSKQSMQTGKLPAMNGVSQVLQNVLNHSNKISLCMPESQQQNTPQKSETNGNTSPRSDVSTDSKLTPPESQSPLHWLADLAEQKAREEKKENKECPPGKHAKEEKDQDNLESPNCKSSPPASQNNEQGSTLRDLLTTTAGKLRLGSTDAGIAFAPVYSTGTASGKSGRTMPNILDDIIASVVENKIPPNRAPKINVKSEIKDEPKDDRKCIQDDCSKLYSDIQYSWICDKHVLWLRDHKNNNNWKLFKECWKQGRPVLVSGMHKKMNFSLWKAESISLDFGNQQADILNCKDSIISNTNVKEFWDGFEDVSKRQKIKNGETALLKLKDWPSGEDFKAMMPARYEDLLKSLPLPEYCSPEGKLNLASHLPGFFVRPDLGPRLCSAYGVAATKDHDIGTTNLHIEVSDVVNILVYVGIAKGNGVLSKSGVLKKFEEEDLDDLLRKRLKDSSELPGALWHIYAGKDADKIREFLQKIAKEQGLEVLPEHDPIRDQSWYVNKKLRQRLLEEYGVKTCTVIQFLGDAIILPAGALHQVQNFHSCVQVTEDFVSPEHLVQSFHLTQELRLSKEEINYDDKLQVKNILYHAVKEMVRALKIHEGEMEDMDEN, encoded by the exons GACGACGTAGACAGTCTAAACCCAGTTCTCAGGGATAACCCGCAGTTACATGAGGAGGTAAAAGCCTGGGTAAAGGAACAAAAGGTTCAGGAGATTTTTATGCAAG GTCCGTACTCCTTAAATGGTTATAGGGTGAGAGTGTACAGACAGGATTCTGCCACCCAGTGGTTTACTGGTATCATAACTCATCATGATCTCTTCACCCGCACTATGGTTGTTATGAATGACCAG GTGTTAGAACCTCAGAATGTTGATCCTTCTATGGTTCAGATGACCTTTCTAGATGATGTTGTTCACTCTTTGTTGAAAGGTGAAAATATTGGCATCACTTCACGCCGACGGTCTCGTTCCAACCAGAACAGCAACACAGTCCAC ggtCATTATACACGTGCGCAAGCAAATAGTCCCAGACCAGCAATGAATTCCCAAACTGCAGCACCAAAACAGAATTCTCACCAGCACCAGCAACAGAGGAATACTCGGCCAAATAAGAGGAAAGGCTCTGATAGCAGCATGCCTGAtgaagagaagatgaaagaagaaagatatGATTATATAGGTCGAGGAG aaaaccccaaaaccaaaaataaacacttccttagtaaaagaagaaaacctgaagaggatgaaaaaaaacTAAGTATGAAGAGATTGCGGACGGACAATATTTCAGATTACTCTGAGAGCAGTGACTCcgaaatttcaaataaaagattAACAGATTCGCCCTCAGAGCAAAATTCGGAAAATGAGTTAAAAAGCAAGAACACTTCAAAGATAaatggagaagaaggaaaatccCAAGCTATTGAGGGAGTAGAGCAGACACTAACAGATAGGCGGTCTCCATGGGATGAAATACAGGAGGATAAAAAACACGAAGAGACAGAAAGACTGAAGTCATCCGTCTTAGATCAGCAGGAAAAATCTTCACTccatgcagcagagcagccaacACCTTATGAGCAGAATGCCAAGGACCCACATGTTCAAGAGTGcaatgcagaattaaaaaatgagcaatTTGTACCCAGACCTCCTACTCCAAAATGTGTTGTTGACATTACTAATGAAAACAACTCTGAAAAGGAGAGCCGGGATAATGCTGCAAGTACCTTTGGCTTGcaaacagttcagaaaataGAATCTCACAGCAGCGATTTAAAGCAGcaatttgcaaatgcaaatttcCTTGAAGCAAGAAAACAGGAAGCTGATCAAAGTTGGGTTAGCAGTGGTGTTAAAACGGATTTGATACAACCTGGGGTTGTAAAAACGTTGTCAGTAAATGAACACTTaaatcctgaaaaagaaaaagtgcagtATGGCTCGTTTATGTCTCCGTTAAATGTAGCTTCTCTAGCAGAAGAGAGTAAACTGCATAAACAAAGTCCAGTCCCTGATTCTGTGAAGTCAAAACCTAGTGCTTCAGTTGATCATCCTAAAACAAAGTCACCTGATGTTAAGCCTAAATTCACCCAATCTTCCGATACTGTGAAGTCCAAGGTTAGTTCCCAAAACAGCCATGCTACTGGATTAACAAGGTCAGCCAATAAAACTGATCATGATTTGCCTAGGTCTAGTTTTCATCCAGTTCCAGCTAGAGTTAGTGCTCTAGAAGCTACTAAAAGTCCTCTTATCATTGACAAGAATGAACATTTCACGGTGTACAGGGACCCCACTCTGATTGGACAAGAAACAGGAACTAATCACATTTCACCTTATTTGCATCAGCATAATTATCCTCTGCATTCCTCATCCCACCGAACCTGTTTAAATCCAAACGCTCATCATCCTGCATTAACTGGTTCATCCCATTTGCTAGCTGGGTCTTCAGCTCAGGCTCCCTTGTCCGCTATTAACACTCACCCCCTTAGTACCGCATCTCACCATTCTGTTCATCACCCTCATCTACTTCCTGCAGTGTTACCCGGAGTGCCTGCTGCCTCCTTGCTGGGTGGCCACCCGCGACTAGAGACTGCTCATGCTAGCAGCTTAAGCCATTTGGCATTAGcacaccagcagcagcaacagatgTTACAACACCAGTCTCCACATCTTCTCGGACAAGCTCATCCTTCTGCTTCCTATAATCAGCTAGGGCTTTATCCAATTATTTGGCAGTATCCAAACGGAACACATGCTTACTCAGGACTCGGTCTGCCCTCCTCCAAATGGGTCCACCCAGAAACTCCTGTTAACGCAGAGGCTTCCTTGAGAAGG AATACTCCCAGCCCGTGGTTACACCAGCCTACCCCGGTGACCTCAGCTGACAGCCTTGGTTTACTGAGTCACATTCCTGTGCGACCCTCCAGTGCAGATCCCCTTCGGCCTCTCAaactgacaacacattccagCCCACCGTTGTCCAAAAGTATCGTAGAGCATCACAAAGA AGAACTGGAGAGGAAAGCATTTATTGAACCTTTACGTTCTGTTACAACTGCACCGGTAAAGACGGAGCTAGAGCAAAGCAGAACGCAGACAGCAAAGGAGAGCCATATGCACAGACATTTTGCAGATCCAATGTTGAACCAGCTGCCAAGGCCACCACAGGAGACTGGGGAGCGACTGAGCAAATACAAAGAAGAACACAGACGGATACTCCAAGAAAGTATTGAAGTTGCTCCTTTTACAGCTAAAATAAAGGCactggagggagagagagagaactacTCCAGGGTAACGTCCTTATCTTCAAGTCCCAAAAGCCATTCAGTAAAATATGACAAAGATGCCGAACGCTCTGTGTCAGAACTGTATAAAATGAAGCACTCTGTTCCACAGAGTTTGCCGCAGAGTAACTATTTCACCACCTTGTCTAACAGTGTAGTAAATGAACCACCAAGATCGTACCCGTCAAAGGAAGCTTCAAGTGTATATGTTGATAAGCAAACTAATTGTCCTTCAACAGCAGCTAGTCCCCAGTCTCTCCCCTCttacatttcttctctttcaaaaccTCCACCTTTAATTAAGCACCAACCAGAGAGCGAAGGCTCTGCGAGCAAGATACCCGAGCAGCTTTCACAGTCGGTGCAGTCTCACTCAGTAAATTCTTTTAGAAGTGACAGCAGGAGCCCTACTCAGTTGTCAATCTCATCTTCAAATACACTCCGGAGTATGCCTGCCTTGCATAGAGCCCCTGTCTTTCACCCCCCTGTGCACCAGAAcctggagaagaaggaaagcagctATAGCAGCCTTTCGCCTCCGACTCTAACCCCTGTTCAACCTGTTAATGCTGGTGCTGGCAAAATACAGGAGTTGCAGAAACCACCGACTTTAGTACCTGAGCCTAAGGAAGCtcagactgtttacaagggtgcTTCTGAACAGAATTTGTCAGAAGTGTGGAAGTCCAATAATGCtccaaataatgaaaaagtggATTGGCATGCTGAAAGAATGAGTGGAAAGTCACAGTCCGCTACAGCATCTGTTATTGTGCGTCCTCCTTCCAGCACGAAATACGATAGCGTACCAGTAATGCAGTCTGCTTCCAAAGATCGAGTTAGTGAGAGATCTTCAGCTGTGACAAATCAAGCAGATTGCCTGAAAACAGCGGAAGCCAGGGAGACTGGAAGAATCATTCTGCCAAATATGAACTCAGACAGTGCTCGCACAcagtatgaaaagaaatttccaGCTGTCTCGCAAGGCAGCGTTCCTCGTGCTGTCACCCCCACCACAACTATGATCTGCAGTACCAAAATGGATGTCACCGCATCAGCGGCAACTACCACCAGCGTGTCAAGCTGGGGTAGTTCAGAAGTGACTTACTCCTTATCGAACACGGTCTTGGCCTGCGCGCCACTGGAGTGTACTACCTCGAGAGCGGCAAGTCAGGCGGTGGCGCAGACCCAGGAATGCAAGGTCAGCACTCCCGCTCCGGTTACACCCGCCGCTGGCAAGACAGGCAGCGCTGCTCAGCCCAGCTCGGGATTCTCCACCTCCACCGACTTTGTCCATTTGAAAAAGCAcaaggcagccttggctgcgGCTCAGTTTAAAAGTAGTAACACCAGTGAGACAGAGTCCAACTCTGTGAAAAATCAGACATTTTCAACCTCTCTCTCCCTAGACAGTGCTATCGTCTGTAATACAATAAACAAAGCGAACTCTGTAGGCAGTGGGCAAACTTCCCAGACGAGTCAGCCAAACTACCACACTAAACTGAAAAAGGCTTGGCTAACAAGGCATTCGGAGGAAGATAAAAACActaataaaaaagagaattcagggaacagtgtttcagaaattattaaGCCATGTACTGTCAATTTAATAGCTTCTACATCAAATGATTTGCAAAATAACATAGATAGTAAAATCTTGGTGGATAAGTTAGCAAAGGAAGATAAGCACCctaggagaaaagcaaaacgAACTTACGAGTCTGGCTCTGAAAGTGGAGACTCTGATGAAAGCGAGAGCAAGTCAGAGCAAAGGACTAAACGGCAACCCAAGCCAacttacaaaaagaaacaaaatgatttgcagaaaaaaaagggtgaTCCAGAGGAAGAAGTAAAACCGAATGGTGTTCTTAGCAGGAGtgccaaagaaaaaagcaagctgaagTTACAGAGCGGCAGTAACAGCA CTGGTATCCCTCGCTCAGTGTTAAAAGATTGGCGCAAAGTAAAGAAGCTGAAGCAAACAGGAGAGTCCTTTTTGCAGGATGATTCTTGCTCTGAAATAGGACCAAATTtgcaaaaatgcagagaatGTAGACTAATAAGAAGTAAGAAAGGAGAAGAACCAACTCACTCACCAGTGTTCTGTAGATTTTACTACTTTCGGAG attATCTTTTAGTAAGAATGGAGTGGTTAGGATAGATGGTTTCTCCTCTCCTGATCAATATGATGATGAAGCACTGAGTTTATGGACACATGAAAACTATGAAGATGACGAACTGGACCTAGAAACTTCTAAATACATTCTAGATATCATAGGTGATAAATTTTGTCAGCTAGTGACATCTGAGAAAACAGCCATGTCCTGGGTGAAGAAAGACG ccaAAATTGCATGGAAGAGAGCAGTGAGAGGAGTCCGTGAGATGTGTGATGCATGTGAAGCCACATTATTTAACATTCATTGGGTCTGCCAAAAATGTGGATTTGTGGTCTGCCTAGATTGTtacaaggcaaaggaaagaaaaagttctaGAG ATAAGGAGTTATATGCCTGGATGAAGTGTGTGAAGGGACAGCCTCATGATCACAAACACCTGATGCCAACACAGATTATTCCAGGCTCTG TTTTGACAGATCTTTTAGATGCTATGCACAATATTAgagaaaaatttgaaatgaaatccCATTGTCAGTGCTCCAGCAAGCAGAGCATGCAAACTGGCAAGCTCCCTGCAATGAATGGTGTGTCTCAG GTTTTGCAGAATGTCCTTAACCACAGTAATAAGATTTCTCTGTGCATGCCTGAGTCTCAACAGCAGAATACTCCTCAAAAGTCCGAGACAAATGGTAATACAAGTCCAAGGAGCGATGTAAGCACAGACAGCAAGTTAACGCCACCTGAATCCCAATCACCGCTGCATTGGTTAGCTGACCTTGCAGAGCAGAAggccagagaagaaaagaaag agaACAAAGAATGTCCTCCTGGAAAAcatgcaaaggaagagaaagaccAGGATAATTTGGAATCGCCAAACTGTAAAAGCTCCCCCCCTGCATCCCAGAACAACGAGCAGGGCTCAACCTTACGAGATTTATTAACTACAACAGCAGGCAAACTGCGTCTGGGTTCTACAGATGCTGGTATTGCTTTTGCTCCAGTTTACTCCACAGGAACAGCA AGTGGCAAGAGTGGAAGGACTATGCCAAACATTCTTGATGACATAATTGCTTCAGTAGTAGAAAACAAGATTCCACCAAATAGAGCACCAAAGATAAAtgtaaaatctgaaataaaagatgagCCAAAGGATGACAGAAAATGTATTCAGGATGACTGCAGTAAACTGTACAGTGATATTCAGTATTCGTGGATCTGTGATAAGCATGTTTTGTGGCTCAGAGAccataaaaacaacaacaactgGAAGCTCTTCAAAGAGTGCTGGAAACAAGGAAGG ccTGTTTTAGTGTCCGGTATGCATAAGAAAATGAACTTCAGTCTGTGGAAAGCTGAGTCAATTAGTCTAGATTTTGGAAACCAGCAAGCTGATATCTTGAATTGCAAAGACAGTATTATTTCAAACACCAATGTCAAGGAATTCTGGGATGGTTTCGAAGATGTTTCAA AAcggcagaaaataaaaaatggggaAACAGCTCTACTAAAGCTGAAAGATTGGCCTTCTGGTGAAGATTTCAAGGCTATGATGCCAGCAAG ATACGAGGACTTATTAAAAAGTTTACCCTTGCCTGAATATTGTAGTCCAGAAGGAAAACTAAACTTGGCTTCTCATCTGCCAGGATTTTTTGTCCGTCCAGATTTGGGACCCAGACTATGCAGTGCATATG GTGTGGCTGCTACTAAAGACCATGATATAGGAACCACAAATCTCCATATTGAAGTTTCTGATGTCGTGAACATCCTTGTTTATGTTGGCATAGCAAAAGGAAATGGAGTACTTTCCAAATCAG GAGTTTTGAAGAAGTTTGAAGAGGAAGATTTGGATGACCTTTTAAGGAAGCGGTTGAAAGATTCAAGTGAATTGCCTGGTGCTTTATGGCACATTTATGCTGGCAAAGATGCTGACAAGATAAGGGAGTTTCTGCAGAAG ATAGCAAAAGAACAAGGCTTAGAAGTTTTACCGGAGCATGATCCAATACGTGATCAGAGTTGGTATGTGAACAAAAAACTTCGCCAAAGACTTCTTGAAGAATACGGAGTAAAAACCTGTACGGTTATTCAGTTTCTTGGTGATGCTATTATCCTACCAGCAGGAGCACTTCATCAG